Genomic DNA from Entelurus aequoreus isolate RoL-2023_Sb linkage group LG25, RoL_Eaeq_v1.1, whole genome shotgun sequence:
tatatatatatatatatatatatatatatatatatatatatatatatatatatatatatatatatatatatatatatatatatatatatatatatatatatatatatatatatttgcggcGCAAGCGTGGTgacgtcacgttattgatgggcaaatgcatttttagacaatatgatttgcctgagaggctgagagaccccgagagtaacaagcggtagaaaatggattagaaaagacatattttgaaaaaaatataatttaaaaataaaaataatagtatttttttttaacttgggacttcccacgggccggattttggacgctgctgTAGTTTGAGGACCCCTGATTCAAACCGTTGGTTTAGTTTAAAATGATTAATTTATGTTTAGATTTTGCTTTAAGTTGGAACCTTTTGGTTTTAGTCAAATTGTTTTGTTCACTATAGTTTGAATTAACCATGTCTAATTAAAATTAAGTTTAATTATATTCTTTGTGGCAATAAATGTACCCTTTAAATATTAACAAATTCATGTACAACATGAAATCACAAAATAAAcattgtaaaaaatacatttttacaatatttttgaaTAAATTGAACCAAAAAATACACAACAAGAAAGTGATTCAGCAAAATGCTGAAGAATACAGTTCTCTAAGTCCTTTTTCTTCTTATGTGATAGTCTTCAATGTGTAATGCAATGTtttgctccatccatccatttactaccgcttgtcccttgctcCAATGCAGTAAACGTGGATGATCCTGTCAGTTCAATGAAAGACCAGCAGGGGGCGTGTCACTCAGAGTTAATGGTTAATGGCTAATAGTTCGACCCAATATAAATCCCGTCTAACAACATTGGACATCTCCAGAATAAGGACAggtttaaaacaacaaaaacaatcttTTTTTGTCTTTCAGCTGATAAAACATCATTTTACAAGTTTTGACTCCAcaggggattttttttaattgctatACCTCTGTTCAATGTGACTACTTTCCTATCTTATGCTTCCGGACATTTTAGAACGACTCGATTGGCTGTTGCCGATCACATGACTTACAGTGcatacctttcaaaataaaagcccagcAGTTTTAAGTAGGTTTAATTACAACATCAATCGATGAATGTACACATTTTTCAGCACTTGAACAATATCAATATACAAAAGTAAAAGGTTTTGAGGATTGATTTAACTATTTAGTCAACGTAACTGTTGCTTGTTTTATTAACATGCTTTTAGTTTTTAAGCATTCTATTAACCAGGGTTACATATGCCTGAatgtatacattatttatttatactgggataggctccagcccccggtagaaaatggatggatggattgattattTATTGACAGATTAAAGATGCCATGtcgaaaaaaaaaacctgatgtattgtttttttgattGTTTTTACACATTTTAGTGGACATGCTTGAATTTGATCAGATAAGTCAAGCCCAAACAATGAGATCCAGTACTTGTGAATCCATTGACACGTTAAGGGAAATGTACCGGAAATGTTGTTTTgtagaaaatagtgcaaaatacTGATATTTGTTTTACACAATATTTTGGTAGAATTGTCGGTATTATGTCATAAGAAAAAAACAGTTGAATCATAAACTTCATATCATAAATCATTTAGCTTGTTTTTGTAGTTTAAATCACATTTTGCTGACAAATATCAAGTCAAGGGAGTTCATGTACAATAGAGACCGTATATGACTCTATTACCTGTACATTTACACTTTGATGCAAATGCAGTCTCATGTTGTTGGTTGAAATACCTGAATTGTATCATATACCGAAGAAAACCTGTTTTTGTAATGTCCCTATAGCTaaatgttgtagtagtagtagttgtacagCTTTTTTCTCCCAGACAAACAGCTATGATAGCAACCTCTTTGGTTGGGGTACTTCATATTGGAAGGCACCTAATTGGGTTTTAAGATCTAATCTGGGGAAATCTGACGCACATAACTCTCAACAGTGGCAAAATCAGATTCCACTGGTCCTAACTCCGGCATTGCCCACACCCAAATGGCTTCATGAAAGCTCGCTTGTGTTCTGAGTCGCTTCATGTCTGCCGAGATGACTCGCTATCGCCGTCATGGAAGGCGTAGCCCGACACCCACAGTGAAAGAAAGTCCTTCTCTGTCTATGTCAGTGCTTTTCAactactgtgccgcggcacattagtgtgccgtgagatacggtctggtgtgccgtgggagatgatctaatttcacctatttcggttaaaaatattctttgcaaaccattaattatagtctgcaaatgatgtgttgttgttgatgtaatactcttccatatcagtaggtggcagcaggtagctaattgctttgtagatgtcggaaacagcgggaggtatctaatgcttaaaccaaaaataaacaaaaggtgagtgcccctaagaaaaggcattgaagcttagggaaggctatgcagaaccaaactaagaccgaactggctacaaagtaaacaaaaacagaatgctggacgacagcaaagacttactgtggagcaaagacggcgtccacaatgtacatccgaacgtgacatgacaatcaacaatgtcaccacaaagaaggataaaaacaactgaaatattcttgattgctaaaataaagcaggtgtggggaatatcgctcaaaggaagacatgaaactgctacaggaaaatacagaaaaaagagaaaaagccaccaaaataggagcgcaagacaagaactaaaacacaggaaaacagcaaaaaagtccaaataagtcagggtgtgatgtgacaggtggtgacagttgtcaggttcaaacactgatgacatctattaaacaagacaagaagcaaagaatcaaactgaggcagaattcaattttgctcaattgaggagaaacgtgtcaactTGTGACCttttacagcagtggttctttaccttttttcagtgatgtaccccctgtgaaaattgttttaattcaagtaccccctaatcagagcaaagcatttttggttgaaaaaaagagataaagaagtaaaatacagcactatgtcatcagtttctgatttattaaattgtataacagtgcaaaatattgctcatttgttgtggtctttcttgaactatttggaaaaaaaaggatttttgaattgttgctatttttagaatatttaaaaaaaatctcacctaccccttggcataccttcaagtacccccaggggtacgcacacccccatttgagaaccactgtcttacagtgtcacccatgctctggcgaaagattgtacgccatctctttttatttggattttccctGTTAACaaaacaacatctgcttccaaaggaatgggggcggggggtatgtaaacagctcttgtttttggtcacattgaagacaaaagaagaagatgcctcAGGCTTGGGCTCATCCCGGcttcagcttgagcaggtcttcgatgacaatagataaccccctcccgtctcctcccatcgtacacaatggaattttccaagcctttgcttggtgcaacaaagacagcctcttgtctgttcattgggaactcagagaacggaaagtttttttgataatttacatacaatttttctgacaacagtacacctactttgagacaagagctatattgatgcatgcttggttatgctttaaagtcatatccaacaattgcaacaatgactttttactgtcaatatcggctgcttaaaccaagaataaacaaaaggtgagtgcccctaagaaaaggcattgaagcttagggaaagctatgcagaaTAAAACTAAAaccaaactggctacaaagtaaacaaaaacagaatgctggatgacagcaaagacttactgtggagcaaagacggcgtccacaatgtacatccgaacatgacatgacaatcaacaatgtccccacaaagaaggataaaaacaactgaaatattcttgattgctaaaacaaagtagatgcgggaaatatcgctcaaaggaagacatgaaactgctacaggaaaatacagaaaaaagagaaaaagccaccaaaataggagtgcaagacaagaagtaaaacactacacacaggaaaacatcaaaaaagtccaaataagtcatggtgtgatgtgacaggtggtgacagtacacctactttgagacaagagctatagtgatgcatgcttggttatgctttaaagtcatatccaacaattgcgacaacaactttttactgtcaatatcggctgccggtttaatttttttatgatttctccgcactttttcaatgaaaaaaatgtgctttggctcaaaaaaggttgaaaaacactggtctatatgATACCCCTGGAAGCTGGAACCCACAAAGCTAAATATTTAATTGGTAATGTcacatttgtttgttttccgGATTCCAGATTTCCTGATTCTAGTTGCGTGACATCATCACCTCGAGACCGAGCGGTGGGACGTCAGGACTCAACGAGCGCAAACTTAGATAGCAGCAAAGAGAAACCACATCACAGTCCGCCATGGCAACCACGGGAATGCAGCTGCTGGGCCTCATCATGTCCATCCTGGGCTGGGTGGCCGGGGCGGTCGTGGTCGCCGTGCCGCTGTGGCGAGTCACCGCCTTCATCGGCAACAACATTGTGACGGCGCAGATCATCTGGGAAGGCCTGTGGATGAATTGCATTGTGCAGAGTACGGGTCAGATCCAGTGTAAAGTCTACGACAGCTTGCTGGCGCTGCCCAGCGACATGCAGGCCGCCCGGGGGCTCACCGTGCTCTCCATCCTGCTGTGTGGCGTGGCGCTGGCCCTGGGGGTCCTGGGGGTGAAGTGCACCAAATGCATCGGCATTAATAGTCTCAAGGCCCGCATCGCCCGTATTTCCGGCATCCTTTTCGCCATTGCCGGGTTCCTCTTCCTGGTGCCCGTCTGCTGGACGGCCCATTCCATCATCAGGGATTTCTATGACCCGCACGTGGCCGCCCCGCACAAGCGCGAGCTGGGCCCGGGACTCTACATCGGCTGGGGGGCCTCGGGGCTCTTACTGATCGGGGGGTCCCTGCTCTACGCGGGCTCGAGTCCACCCGGGATGCCGGGTTCTCCCACTTTCAGCAGCGGGGAGAGTAGTCCTCGCAGGGCACCGGCCTCACAGGTCAAAGGTTACGTCTAACCTCCCAGAGCGAGATTCCCCCCAACAAGCCTGAATTGCTCTGCTCTTGATTTGAAGTcaattatttcatatttaatgttgttCTCAGGCATAGATAACCTTTTTCTTCTCTGTTTGTGGTTGTccaatacaataaaacatttgatGTTGAAAACATTGAAAAATGTGTCTATTCCACAATttgtgccatatatatatatatatatatatatatatatatatatatgtatatatatatatatatatatatatatatatatatatatatatatatatatatatatatatatatatatatatatatatatatatatatatatgtatatatatatatatatatatatatatatatatatatatatatatatatatatatatatatatatatagtacaggcgaAAATtttggacgcaccttctcattcaatctttattttcatgacaatttacattgtagattgtcacatcaaaactatgaatgagcacatgtggagttatgtacttaacaaaaaaaacggtgagataactgaaaacatgtttttatattgtagtttcttcaaaatagcctgattactgctttgcacactcttggcattctctccatgagcttcaagaggtagtcacccgaaatggttttcacttcacaggactataaaaaaaaataggaggcattacctccctgcttggcactcagcatcaagggttggaattgggggttaaatcaccccaaaaaatgattcccaggcgcggccaccgctgctgctcactgctcccctcaactcccagggggtgatcaagggtgatgggtcaaatgcagagaataattttgccacacctttgcctgtactgtatatatatatatatatatatatatatatatatatatatatatatatatatatatatatatatatatatatatatatatatatatatatatatatatatatatgtatatatatatatatatatataaaataacaaaaataaataaaataaaataaaaataaaataaataaaagtgtatatatatatatatatatatatatatatatatatatatatatatatatatatatatatatatatatatatatatatatatatatatatatatatgtatatatatatatatatatatatatatatatatatatatatatatatatatatatatatacacttttatttattttatttttattttattttatttatttttgttatttttattttattttatttaatatcttttttttaaacatatgcaCAAAAATTTGACATTTTTACCCTGCAgagcaaagtcttttttttttttttaaatacaataataGAAATATAGTATCTTAGAAATAAAGTGACACATTTGTTCCTGGCGGCCAAAAATGGTCccattaaaaatgcatttttggtaCCTGTCTCGACATAATTGAATGAAATCATTTATGTTGCTATTTATATGATAAGCGTGTGTCTCTGTTGATGTTTGAAATGGTCTTTATGTCCCCCAAAAAATCTTATAAGTgcgtttgtgtgttttttttcaggCTAGcttttgttgttttaaaaaatCATCTAATTAAATGATGGTAACACACTGACTTT
This window encodes:
- the cldnk gene encoding claudin k → MATTGMQLLGLIMSILGWVAGAVVVAVPLWRVTAFIGNNIVTAQIIWEGLWMNCIVQSTGQIQCKVYDSLLALPSDMQAARGLTVLSILLCGVALALGVLGVKCTKCIGINSLKARIARISGILFAIAGFLFLVPVCWTAHSIIRDFYDPHVAAPHKRELGPGLYIGWGASGLLLIGGSLLYAGSSPPGMPGSPTFSSGESSPRRAPASQVKGYV